The following proteins are co-located in the Gossypium hirsutum isolate 1008001.06 chromosome A02, Gossypium_hirsutum_v2.1, whole genome shotgun sequence genome:
- the LOC107932587 gene encoding 60S ribosomal protein L26-1, with protein sequence MKYNPRVSSSRRKSRKAHFTAPSSVRRVLMSAPLSTDLRSKYNVRSMPVRKDDEVQVVRGTYKGREGKVVQVYRRKWVIHIERITREKVNGSTVNVGINPSKVVITKLRLDKDRKSLLDRKAKGRAAADKDKGTKFSAEDIMQSVD encoded by the coding sequence ATGAAGTACAACCCACGTGTCTCCTCCTCTCGCCGTAAGAGCCGCAAGGCCCATTTCACGGCACCTTCGTCCGTCCGCCGTGTTTTGATGAGCGCTCCACTCTCGACCGATCTGAGGTCCAAATACAACGTCCGGTCCATGCCTGTTCGCAAGGACGACGAGGTCCAAGTCGTTCGCGGTACCTACAAAGGCCGCGAAGGGAAAGTCGTGCAAGTGTACCGACGCAAATGGGTGATCCACATTGAGCGTATCACGCGGGAGAAAGTGAACGGGTCGACCGTCAACGTCGGTATCAACCCATCGAAGGTCGTCATCACCAAGCTGAGACTCGACAAAGATCGGAAGTCGTTGCTGGATCGTAAGGCTAAAGGACGCGCTGCGGCTGATAAGGATAAGGGTACTAAGTTTTCGGCTGAGGATATCATGCAGAGTGTCGATTAA